From the genome of Virgibacillus siamensis, one region includes:
- the frr gene encoding ribosome recycling factor, whose amino-acid sequence MAGGILKETREKMNKAVQAFSRNLATVRAGRANPSLLDSVYVDYYGATTPLNQLSTVSAPEARLLVVTPFDKSSIGDIEKGIQKADLGISPSSDGNVIRINIPALTEERRKELVKVVGKYTEEAKVQVRNIRRDANDQLKKEEKDNNMSEDELRDEQDNVQKETNNHIDKVDELAKQKENEIMEV is encoded by the coding sequence ATGGCAGGCGGAATTTTGAAAGAAACTCGTGAAAAAATGAATAAGGCAGTGCAGGCGTTTAGCAGAAACCTGGCAACTGTACGGGCTGGCCGTGCCAATCCATCACTTTTGGATAGTGTTTATGTTGACTATTATGGTGCTACAACACCACTAAATCAACTTTCAACAGTATCTGCTCCGGAGGCAAGGCTGCTTGTTGTAACTCCTTTTGACAAGTCATCCATTGGTGATATTGAAAAAGGGATTCAAAAAGCTGATTTGGGAATCTCTCCTTCAAGTGATGGAAATGTTATTCGCATAAATATTCCGGCTTTAACTGAGGAGCGCCGCAAAGAACTTGTCAAAGTTGTTGGAAAGTATACGGAGGAAGCAAAAGTACAGGTTCGGAATATACGCCGTGATGCCAATGATCAATTGAAGAAAGAAGAAAAAGACAACAATATGTCTGAAGATGAACTTCGTGATGAACAGGATAACGTACAGAAAGAAACAAACAATCATATTGATAAAGTCGATGAACTGGCAAAACAAAAAGAAAATGAAATTATGGAAGTTTAA
- the pyrH gene encoding UMP kinase, which produces MTTAQYRRIVLKLSGEALSGEQGYGIEPQVIQSIASQIKEVAELGVEVAIVVGGGNIWRGKVGSEMGMDRATADYMGMLATIMNSLALQDSLENIGIETRVQTSIEMRRVAEPYIRRKAIRHLEKKRVVIFAAGTGNPYFSTDTTAALRAAEIEAEVILMAKNNVDGVYSDDPKQNKQAQKYSEISYLEMLNEGLGVMDSTASSLCMDNHIQLIVFSIMEEGNIKRVVQGETIGTTIRGTK; this is translated from the coding sequence GCGAGCAAGGCTATGGCATTGAACCTCAAGTAATTCAGTCCATCGCTTCCCAAATTAAAGAAGTAGCGGAATTGGGAGTGGAAGTGGCTATCGTTGTTGGCGGAGGTAATATATGGCGTGGCAAAGTTGGCAGTGAAATGGGGATGGATCGTGCCACAGCAGATTATATGGGCATGCTGGCAACGATCATGAACTCCCTTGCACTCCAGGACAGTCTTGAAAATATTGGCATCGAAACCCGTGTTCAAACATCCATTGAGATGCGGCGGGTTGCGGAACCGTATATCCGAAGAAAAGCAATTCGACATCTGGAAAAGAAACGCGTCGTTATTTTTGCTGCCGGAACTGGTAATCCATACTTCTCTACTGACACTACTGCCGCTTTGCGGGCTGCAGAAATTGAAGCGGAAGTTATCCTGATGGCTAAGAATAATGTGGATGGTGTATATTCAGATGATCCGAAACAAAATAAACAGGCTCAAAAGTACTCAGAAATTTCATATTTGGAAATGCTGAATGAAGGGCTTGGCGTAATGGATTCCACTGCATCTTCATTATGCATGGACAATCACATTCAGTTAATTGTCTTTTCGATTATGGAAGAAGGTAATATTAAACGTGTGGTCCAAGGTGAAACCATTGGAACAACCATAAGGGGGACTAAATAA